From a single Chitinivibrionia bacterium genomic region:
- a CDS encoding ABC transporter permease, with protein sequence MKFETFIASRYLNFRKRGFISLITTISILGVFLGTCVLTIALSIANGMENEVRERITGTFAHARIQKRHNAVIRDYEGLAQIVLNHPEVVAVSPTIMGKGTVEFGNVQEGVMIMAVNDSLERLTTDLHKRIIEGDFVLGRSVSHRLRENPEIIIGSGIANKFGIGVGHELVLMTIVNSDDDGDPSPAMMRFVISGIFSTGMFEYDQNLIFISLDAGKKLFEIDGVEMISFRARDIFRAGAVAEEIVESLGGLPFRFTDWESQNHSLFQWMRLERLIVSIIIMIIVIVAAFNITSTLVMMIMEKRKEIGILRSMGASRFSIMRIFLLSGGLIGLVGSLAGTITGAILCFVQEKHRIITLPAEVYIIDFVPILTKFDDVLLIFIAANLICLSASFYPAWRAANLLPAEAIRFE encoded by the coding sequence TTGAAATTTGAAACATTTATTGCTTCGCGCTATCTTAATTTTCGCAAGCGCGGATTTATTTCGCTGATAACGACGATTTCGATTTTGGGCGTTTTTTTGGGGACTTGCGTTCTCACAATCGCTTTGTCTATTGCCAACGGAATGGAAAACGAAGTCCGCGAGAGAATTACGGGAACTTTTGCGCACGCACGCATCCAAAAACGCCACAACGCAGTTATCCGCGATTACGAAGGATTGGCGCAAATTGTGCTGAACCATCCCGAAGTCGTTGCGGTTTCTCCCACGATTATGGGCAAAGGCACGGTAGAGTTCGGAAACGTCCAAGAAGGCGTTATGATAATGGCGGTAAACGACTCTTTGGAGCGCCTTACCACCGACCTTCACAAGCGGATAATCGAGGGTGATTTTGTTCTGGGCAGAAGCGTTTCGCACAGATTGCGCGAAAATCCCGAAATAATTATCGGAAGCGGAATAGCCAACAAATTCGGCATTGGCGTAGGGCACGAACTTGTGCTTATGACCATAGTAAACAGCGACGACGACGGCGACCCGTCTCCCGCAATGATGCGCTTTGTAATTTCGGGCATTTTTTCGACGGGAATGTTTGAATACGATCAAAATCTGATTTTTATTTCTTTGGACGCGGGCAAAAAATTATTTGAAATAGACGGCGTAGAAATGATTTCGTTCAGAGCTCGCGATATTTTCAGAGCGGGCGCGGTTGCCGAAGAAATAGTGGAAAGTCTGGGCGGTCTTCCTTTCCGTTTCACCGATTGGGAAAGTCAAAATCATTCGCTTTTTCAGTGGATGCGCTTGGAACGGCTAATCGTTTCCATAATAATAATGATTATAGTAATAGTCGCGGCGTTCAACATAACTTCGACTCTCGTAATGATGATAATGGAAAAACGCAAAGAAATCGGAATTTTGCGCAGTATGGGCGCTTCGCGTTTCAGCATAATGCGAATTTTCTTGCTCAGCGGCGGACTTATCGGACTTGTAGGCTCGCTTGCGGGAACGATTACAGGCGCAATTCTTTGTTTTGTTCAAGAAAAACACCGAATAATAACGCTTCCCGCGGAAGTGTACATTATAGATTTCGTCCCGATTTTAACAAAATTCGACGACGTCCTGCTGATTTTCATCGCGGCAAATCTAATTTGCCTTTCAGCGTCGTTTTACCCCGCGTGGCGCGCGGCGAATTTGTTGCCCGCCGAGGCGATTAGGTTTGAGTGA
- a CDS encoding ABC transporter ATP-binding protein, translated as MIKIENLAKTFKSGSEELTVLKNLSFDIADGARVAMVGASGTGKTTLLQIIGGLDKPTSGSVLIDGQNINTMKERELSAFRIKNMGFVFQFHHLLPDFTALENIMIPGLVAKIGQKTAQKRAAMLLEEVGLKDRAKHIPCELSGGERQRVALARALFNEPNIILADEPTGNLDLANTKLFIETIFRISAANKSIFLIATHDDVVANSLDYRLSLSGGALERKDGKL; from the coding sequence ATGATAAAAATAGAAAACTTAGCAAAAACATTCAAAAGCGGGAGCGAGGAGCTTACCGTTCTCAAAAATCTTTCGTTTGACATTGCCGACGGCGCGCGGGTTGCAATGGTTGGGGCGAGCGGGACGGGGAAGACTACGCTTTTGCAGATTATCGGGGGGTTGGATAAGCCGACTTCGGGTAGCGTTTTGATTGACGGGCAGAATATTAACACTATGAAAGAGCGCGAATTATCGGCGTTTCGTATTAAAAATATGGGGTTTGTGTTCCAGTTTCATCATTTGTTGCCTGATTTTACGGCGCTTGAAAACATTATGATACCGGGACTTGTCGCAAAAATCGGGCAAAAAACTGCTCAAAAGAGAGCGGCTATGTTGCTCGAAGAAGTTGGGCTCAAAGACAGAGCAAAGCACATTCCCTGCGAATTGTCGGGGGGCGAAAGACAACGGGTTGCGTTAGCAAGAGCATTATTTAACGAGCCGAACATCATTTTAGCGGACGAACCGACGGGAAATCTGGACTTGGCGAACACAAAATTATTTATTGAAACAATTTTCCGCATAAGCGCTGCGAATAAAAGTATATTCCTCATTGCTACACACGACGACGTCGTTGCGAATTCTTTGGATTATCGATTGTCGTTGTCGGGCGGAGCGCTCGAAAGAAAGGACGGTAAGTTATGA
- a CDS encoding UvrB/UvrC motif-containing protein, protein MMICEKCGKPAISQITSVVNGKKEERHYCGECFARIAPFGNIASNFNLPIMPIIQIEEISRNEEYEDDGLNENGVPYEYDCGDDEGCCGGVPAFLQNMVMSFAGDLFGRAATPRSNKGDASLAKNQAPKGPIIQCSGCGISSEDVEKMQKAGCAKCYSTFENILMKKHNRFSEGKAYSGKYYSPKIVWNDIEHLQSELNLAVKNQNFELAAKIRDGMKTLQTKRATAE, encoded by the coding sequence ATGATGATATGTGAAAAATGCGGAAAACCTGCGATAAGCCAAATCACTTCGGTAGTCAACGGGAAAAAGGAAGAGCGACACTATTGCGGCGAATGTTTCGCTCGTATTGCCCCGTTCGGGAATATTGCGAGCAACTTTAATCTGCCCATAATGCCTATAATACAAATAGAAGAAATCAGCCGAAACGAAGAATACGAGGACGACGGGCTTAACGAAAACGGTGTTCCTTACGAATACGATTGCGGCGACGACGAAGGATGTTGCGGCGGCGTTCCGGCGTTTTTGCAAAATATGGTGATGTCTTTTGCGGGTGATTTGTTCGGAAGAGCGGCGACGCCTCGTTCAAATAAAGGCGACGCTTCGCTGGCGAAAAACCAAGCTCCGAAAGGACCGATTATTCAGTGTTCGGGTTGCGGAATTTCTTCGGAAGACGTCGAAAAAATGCAAAAAGCGGGTTGTGCAAAATGTTATAGCACATTCGAAAATATTCTTATGAAAAAACACAACCGTTTCAGCGAAGGCAAAGCATACAGCGGTAAATATTACAGTCCCAAAATCGTTTGGAACGACATTGAGCACCTTCAAAGCGAGTTAAATCTTGCCGTGAAAAACCAAAACTTTGAGTTGGCGGCGAAAATTCGAGACGGAATGAAAACTTTGCAGACAAAGAGGGCAACTGCTGAATGA
- a CDS encoding RidA family protein, with protein sequence MRAITATGAPRAIGPYSHAVVSGDLVYTSGQIPLSPETGEMIIGGIKEQTEQVIQNLKAVLTAAGSDLSKVVKTTCFLTDMANFSVFNEVYAEHFTGKPARSCVAVLALPKGALVEVEVVAVI encoded by the coding sequence TTGAGAGCAATAACAGCAACCGGCGCGCCGCGCGCTATAGGTCCGTATTCTCACGCGGTTGTTTCGGGCGACTTGGTTTACACGTCCGGGCAAATACCTCTTTCGCCCGAAACAGGCGAAATGATAATCGGCGGAATAAAAGAGCAAACAGAGCAAGTAATTCAAAACTTAAAAGCAGTATTGACGGCGGCTGGCAGTGATTTGTCTAAAGTTGTAAAAACCACCTGTTTTTTGACGGATATGGCAAATTTTTCAGTATTTAACGAGGTTTACGCCGAGCATTTTACAGGCAAACCAGCCCGTTCCTGCGTTGCAGTTCTCGCCTTGCCCAAAGGTGCGCTGGTTGAGGTTGAGGTGGTGGCAGTAATATAA